The Chloroflexota bacterium genome window below encodes:
- a CDS encoding UDP-glucose 6-dehydrogenase translates to NEFKHLDLKWIKEAMRRPIIVDGRNIYDPEAMRQLGFLYRGVGRGYGV, encoded by the coding sequence GAACGAGTTCAAGCATCTGGACTTGAAGTGGATCAAGGAAGCCATGCGCCGCCCCATCATTGTGGACGGGCGGAATATCTACGACCCCGAAGCGATGCGGCAGTTAGGCTTCCTGTACCGCGGGGTCGGTCGCGGCTACGGTGTGTAA
- a CDS encoding MoxR family ATPase: protein MIHEAMARVLDNVDRVIVGKRATVELLLAAMLCEGHVLIEDVPGIGKTTLAKAVARSAGCTFSRLQFTPDLLPSDVTGISFFNQKKQEFEFRPGPVMSQILLADEINRATPRTQSALLEAMQERQITVDGVTYPLPRPFLVLATQNPIELEGTFPLPEAQVDRFLIKVALGYPTEQEENEILLRFEREDPLERLQPVMQAEDWLTLRDAVRRVRVEESVRHYVVRIVRATREHPAVMLGASPRGTLALYHMAQAIAAIRGREFVLPDDVKYLAPFVLGHRIIISSQTRLRGRRPENILAEVVESVSVPVEQ from the coding sequence ATGATTCACGAAGCCATGGCCCGCGTGCTGGACAACGTGGACAGGGTCATCGTCGGCAAGAGGGCGACGGTGGAGTTGCTGCTGGCCGCCATGCTGTGCGAAGGGCACGTGCTGATTGAGGACGTGCCCGGCATCGGCAAGACGACCCTGGCGAAGGCGGTGGCCCGATCCGCCGGCTGTACCTTCAGCCGCCTGCAATTCACGCCCGACCTGCTGCCCAGCGACGTTACCGGCATCTCCTTCTTCAACCAGAAGAAGCAGGAATTTGAGTTCCGCCCCGGGCCGGTCATGTCCCAAATCCTCCTGGCGGACGAGATCAACCGCGCCACGCCGCGCACCCAATCGGCCCTGCTGGAGGCGATGCAGGAGCGACAGATCACCGTGGACGGCGTTACGTACCCACTGCCGCGCCCGTTCCTGGTGCTCGCCACGCAGAACCCCATTGAACTGGAGGGCACCTTCCCTCTGCCCGAGGCGCAGGTGGACCGCTTTCTCATCAAGGTCGCCCTGGGCTATCCCACGGAGCAGGAGGAGAACGAGATTCTCCTGCGGTTTGAGCGCGAAGACCCTCTGGAGCGCCTGCAACCCGTGATGCAGGCGGAGGACTGGCTGACGCTGCGCGACGCCGTCCGACGGGTGCGCGTGGAGGAGTCGGTGCGCCACTACGTGGTGCGAATTGTGCGGGCCACGCGCGAACATCCGGCGGTGATGCTCGGGGCCAGCCCGCGCGGGACGCTGGCGCTGTACCACATGGCGCAGGCGATAGCGGCCATTCGCGGGCGCGAGTTCGTCTTGCCGGATGATGTCAAGTACCTGGCGCCCTTTGTCCTGGGTCATCGCATCATCATCAGTTCGCAAACCCGACTGCGCGGGCGGCGGCCGGAGAATATCCTGGCCGAGGTCGTGGAGTCGGTGTCGGTGCCGGTGGAGCAGTAG
- a CDS encoding DUF58 domain-containing protein has product MFNDTWIALAVFFGLLGVLFRQESLVIMSTVLLTVIAVAWLWNRYALRGVLYRRQLSERRAFVGEEVMLSIQVTNGKLLPVAWLKAEDELPTALPLIGDRLAPSHKETVGYLVNLYSLRWRERVTRRFRLSCAQRGFYALGPVRMQASDVFGLFSAAVVDEREDTLIVYPQVLPLEAWNLPPKDPFGNAKAEEPLFADPSRAVGVRDHQPYDGQKHIHWKASARQQRLQVKVYEPTTSPQWIIFLNVNTLPEPLQGSDPVLLEQIVSLAASVASFGVEQKYMVGLVANGSLPRSDQPLKVLPSRSPDHLMHMLEALAAVTAFSTSRMEQLLETESPKLPWGATLIVITGIVSDALLATLLELRAAGRKVALVAVGAEVDREQLHGIPAYTVSRRPLADVGMWQVQEVEAQA; this is encoded by the coding sequence ATGTTCAACGACACCTGGATCGCGCTGGCCGTTTTCTTCGGCCTGCTGGGGGTGCTGTTCCGCCAGGAGTCGCTGGTCATCATGTCTACCGTGCTGCTGACGGTCATTGCGGTGGCGTGGCTGTGGAACCGGTACGCTCTGCGCGGCGTCCTCTATCGGCGGCAACTCAGCGAACGGCGCGCCTTTGTCGGCGAGGAAGTCATGTTGTCCATCCAGGTAACCAACGGCAAACTGCTCCCCGTAGCGTGGCTCAAGGCCGAGGACGAACTCCCGACGGCCCTTCCGCTCATCGGCGACAGGCTGGCCCCCTCGCACAAGGAGACGGTCGGCTATCTGGTCAACCTGTACTCCCTGCGCTGGCGCGAGCGGGTAACGCGGCGGTTTCGCCTCTCGTGCGCGCAGCGCGGGTTCTACGCCCTGGGGCCGGTGCGCATGCAAGCCAGCGACGTGTTCGGCCTGTTCAGCGCGGCCGTCGTGGACGAGCGGGAAGACACGCTCATCGTCTATCCGCAGGTGCTGCCGCTGGAGGCGTGGAACCTGCCCCCGAAAGACCCCTTCGGCAACGCAAAGGCCGAGGAGCCGCTCTTCGCCGACCCCAGTCGCGCCGTCGGAGTCCGCGACCACCAGCCGTATGACGGCCAGAAGCACATCCACTGGAAAGCCTCCGCGCGCCAGCAGCGGCTACAGGTGAAGGTGTACGAGCCGACCACCAGCCCACAGTGGATCATCTTCTTGAACGTCAACACCCTCCCCGAACCGCTGCAGGGGAGCGATCCCGTGCTTCTGGAGCAGATCGTCAGCCTGGCGGCGTCGGTCGCGTCGTTCGGCGTGGAGCAGAAGTACATGGTGGGCCTGGTGGCCAACGGGAGCCTGCCCCGCTCGGATCAGCCCCTGAAGGTGCTCCCCAGCCGAAGCCCGGATCACCTGATGCACATGCTGGAGGCATTGGCGGCGGTAACGGCCTTCTCCACGTCGCGCATGGAGCAGTTGCTTGAGACCGAGTCGCCCAAGTTGCCGTGGGGCGCGACGCTCATCGTCATCACGGGCATCGTCTCCGATGCGCTGCTGGCCACGCTTCTGGAGTTGCGGGCGGCGGGGCGCAAAGTCGCGCTGGTGGCGGTAGGCGCCGAGGTGGATCGGGAGCAACTGCACGGCATCCCGGCCTACACCGTGTCGCGGCGGCCCCTGGCGGACGTGGGGATGTGGCAGGTGCAAGAAGTGGAGGCGCAGGCGTGA
- a CDS encoding DUF4129 domain-containing protein, protein MSATRWDWKRALLDFALIAMEMAWLSPWFLFFIRPFAPQHPAAPLALAVLVALAVVALFVKGMNRLNVAPGMVSALVMALGLLSGLLAVRVHLYPANLTAGAWLAQLARRMAQISEAIPADLVLFLLVALLWWRGLTLGAREHTFERIGFSFRAGIVLLMWNAALASLLGWRVPILGFAVTFFFFGLLAVGVGRVYDLELQPESGGRVSTPFWLASTLGAIAAVLMAAVIATQLLTVGNISAVMRFLSPVWNVLGKAALLVAQVLIWLLGPLLDWVVRFFRTHAPPEFTGATPAPEATPEFLPQTPVAPPAYLDILKYAVVGVFILGVLALVAFSVRRARASAAESGRREEREVDWGLTTRGPGLLGTIRAGLDRVGQWLTLAGEFGLGQRFRAAASIRWIYANLLRWAASMGHPRREWQTPYEFLQALAPAFPDLASEMQAITEAYVRSHYGELPDTDEELQKIRSCWERILAWQRASEEGSTP, encoded by the coding sequence GTGAGCGCGACTCGCTGGGACTGGAAGCGCGCGCTGTTGGATTTCGCGCTCATCGCGATGGAGATGGCGTGGTTGTCGCCGTGGTTTCTTTTCTTCATCCGCCCGTTCGCGCCCCAGCACCCTGCGGCGCCCCTGGCGCTGGCCGTGCTGGTGGCGCTGGCAGTCGTGGCGCTGTTCGTCAAGGGGATGAACCGCCTGAACGTGGCGCCCGGGATGGTGTCGGCCCTGGTGATGGCGTTGGGGCTGCTGTCGGGGCTGCTGGCCGTGCGCGTGCACCTGTACCCGGCGAATCTCACCGCCGGCGCGTGGCTTGCGCAACTAGCGCGGCGCATGGCCCAGATTTCGGAGGCGATTCCGGCGGATTTGGTGCTGTTCCTGCTGGTGGCCCTGCTGTGGTGGCGCGGGCTGACGCTGGGCGCGCGGGAGCACACCTTTGAGCGGATTGGGTTCAGTTTCCGCGCGGGGATCGTGCTCCTGATGTGGAATGCGGCCCTGGCCTCGCTGCTGGGATGGCGCGTTCCCATCCTCGGGTTCGCCGTAACGTTCTTCTTCTTCGGCCTGCTGGCCGTGGGCGTGGGCCGCGTGTACGATTTGGAACTCCAGCCCGAATCCGGCGGGCGGGTGTCCACCCCGTTCTGGCTGGCGTCCACGCTGGGGGCGATTGCCGCCGTGCTGATGGCGGCGGTCATCGCGACCCAATTGCTCACGGTGGGCAACATCAGTGCCGTGATGCGGTTCCTGTCGCCCGTCTGGAACGTGCTGGGGAAAGCGGCGCTCCTGGTCGCGCAGGTGTTGATCTGGCTTCTGGGGCCGCTGCTGGACTGGGTGGTGCGGTTCTTCCGGACGCACGCGCCGCCCGAATTCACCGGCGCTACCCCTGCGCCCGAGGCCACGCCCGAGTTCCTGCCCCAGACGCCCGTCGCGCCGCCCGCATACCTGGACATTCTGAAGTATGCCGTCGTGGGCGTGTTCATCCTCGGAGTCCTGGCGCTCGTGGCGTTTTCCGTGCGGCGGGCGCGGGCCTCAGCCGCCGAGTCGGGCCGCCGAGAGGAGCGCGAGGTTGATTGGGGCCTGACGACCCGAGGGCCGGGCCTCCTGGGCACCATTCGCGCGGGCCTGGATCGCGTGGGGCAGTGGCTCACCTTGGCGGGGGAGTTCGGCCTGGGCCAGCGGTTCCGGGCGGCGGCCTCCATCCGCTGGATTTACGCGAACCTGCTGCGCTGGGCGGCGAGCATGGGGCACCCGCGCAGGGAATGGCAGACGCCCTACGAGTTCCTCCAGGCGCTGGCGCCGGCGTTCCCCGACCTCGCGTCGGAGATGCAGGCGATCACCGAGGCATACGTCCGGTCGCACTACGGCGAACTGCCGGACACGGACGAGGAATTGCAAAAGATCCGCTCCTGCTGGGAGCGGATCCTGGCCTGGCAGCGTGCGAGCGAAGAGGGTTCTACGCCGTGA
- a CDS encoding UDP-glucose/GDP-mannose dehydrogenase family protein, with translation MKRICMIGVGYVGLVTGACLADLGNHVVCVNRDERKAANLRKGILPIYEPGLEEIVHRNSEAGRLFFTTSYDEGVKDAEFVFISVGTPSGLEGEADLQHVHDAAVEIAKRLDHPLIIVNKSTVPIGTGDWVADIVRENMPDPSIPFWVVSNPEFLREGSGVYDFMNPDRIVLGSLSREAAERVAELYYPLQAETIITDLRTAEMIKYASNCFLATKISFINEIAAICESLGADVKEVARGMGTDKRIGPHFLGAGIGWGGSCFPKDVKALIHMATTHGTRPQLLRAVMEINYDQRKRIINHLRDILGSYRGKVVGLLGLAFKPNTDDMRDAPSITLARLLVAEGAQVKAYDPVAMETARRVMQDVPVTYCNDPYEVAEDADALILVTEWNEFKQLDMQRIKSLMRQPVLMDGRNIYDPPRMRELGFIYRGVGRGHNGGLVRDR, from the coding sequence ATGAAGAGAATCTGCATGATCGGCGTGGGCTATGTGGGGTTGGTTACAGGCGCTTGCCTGGCCGACTTAGGCAACCATGTGGTGTGCGTCAACCGCGACGAGCGCAAGGCCGCCAACCTGCGGAAGGGCATCCTGCCCATCTACGAGCCGGGGCTGGAGGAAATCGTTCACCGCAACAGCGAGGCGGGGCGACTGTTCTTCACGACCTCCTACGATGAGGGCGTCAAGGACGCGGAGTTTGTCTTCATCTCGGTGGGGACGCCGTCGGGGCTGGAGGGCGAGGCCGACCTGCAACATGTGCACGACGCGGCGGTGGAGATCGCCAAGCGCCTGGATCACCCGCTCATCATCGTGAACAAGAGCACCGTCCCCATCGGCACGGGCGACTGGGTGGCCGACATCGTGCGCGAGAACATGCCCGACCCATCCATCCCGTTCTGGGTGGTCTCCAATCCCGAGTTCCTGCGCGAGGGTTCGGGCGTGTACGACTTCATGAACCCCGACCGCATCGTGCTGGGTTCGTTGAGCCGCGAGGCCGCCGAGCGCGTGGCCGAACTGTACTACCCGCTCCAGGCCGAGACCATCATCACCGACCTACGCACCGCCGAGATGATCAAGTACGCATCCAACTGCTTCCTGGCGACCAAAATCTCGTTCATCAATGAGATTGCCGCGATTTGCGAGTCGCTGGGCGCCGACGTGAAAGAGGTGGCGCGCGGGATGGGCACCGACAAGCGCATCGGCCCGCATTTCCTGGGCGCTGGCATCGGCTGGGGCGGTTCCTGCTTCCCCAAGGATGTCAAGGCGCTCATCCACATGGCGACCACCCACGGCACGCGCCCGCAACTCCTGCGCGCCGTGATGGAGATCAACTACGACCAGCGCAAGCGCATTATCAACCACCTGCGCGACATCCTCGGCTCCTACAGGGGCAAGGTGGTGGGGCTGCTTGGGCTGGCCTTCAAACCGAACACCGACGACATGCGCGACGCGCCATCCATCACGCTGGCGCGGCTCCTGGTGGCCGAGGGCGCACAGGTGAAAGCCTACGACCCCGTGGCGATGGAGACCGCGCGCCGCGTCATGCAGGACGTGCCCGTAACCTATTGCAACGACCCGTATGAAGTCGCCGAGGACGCCGACGCGCTCATTCTGGTTACCGAGTGGAACGAGTTCAAGCAACTGGACATGCAGCGCATCAAGAGCCTCATGCGGCAGCCGGTGCTGATGGACGGGCGCAACATCTATGACCCGCCGCGCATGCGCGAGTTGGGGTTCATCTACCGCGGCGTGGGGCGCGGCCACAATGGCGGTTTGGTGCGCGACAGATGA
- the acpS gene encoding holo-ACP synthase gives MRAFPFPPLPGGALSVGVDLIEVPRIARAVERWGERFLHRVYTPNEIALCDGRIPELAVRFAGKEAISKALGTGLVGIDWTEMEILADYRGKPIVRLLGRARKRAEELGLHQWAISLTHTKEHAIAMVVASSP, from the coding sequence ATGAGAGCCTTTCCCTTCCCGCCACTCCCCGGGGGCGCGCTGTCGGTCGGCGTGGACTTGATAGAAGTGCCCAGGATCGCGCGCGCCGTGGAGCGGTGGGGCGAGCGGTTCCTGCACCGCGTCTATACCCCGAACGAGATCGCCCTGTGCGACGGCCGCATCCCCGAGTTGGCCGTGCGCTTCGCGGGCAAGGAGGCCATCTCCAAGGCGCTGGGCACCGGCCTTGTGGGGATAGACTGGACGGAGATGGAGATTCTCGCCGACTATCGCGGCAAGCCCATCGTGCGCCTGCTGGGACGCGCCCGCAAGCGGGCCGAGGAACTGGGCCTGCACCAGTGGGCCATCAGCCTGACGCACACGAAAGAACACGCCATCGCCATGGTCGTGGCCAGCAGCCCGTAA